A window from Drosophila nasuta strain 15112-1781.00 chromosome 3, ASM2355853v1, whole genome shotgun sequence encodes these proteins:
- the LOC132789699 gene encoding procathepsin L-like, with translation MGINQFSDLNSKEFQETVLSSINANDLTIGITQIYTPSPSVQIPGSIDWREKGAVTRVKDQGGCGSCWAFSAIGTLEGQNFIKNRQLISLSEQNLIDCSKENGGCDGGWPETALNFIKDNGGVDTEDSYPYEERDGECRFNAENIGAKVTGTVGVASGDESALAAAVAEKGPISVAVDASQFQNYQGGVFDEPSCQDDVNHGVVVVGYGRDDIGGDYWLVKNSWSESWGENGYIRIARNKNNQCKIADHGVYPLV, from the coding sequence ATGGGCATCAATCAATTCTCTGACTTGAACTCCAAGGAATTCCAGGAGACAGTGCTGTCAAGCATCAATGCCAATGACTTAACAATTGGTATCACTCAAATATACACTCCATCACCAAGTGTTCAAATACCCGGAAGCATAGATTGGCGTGAGAAGGGAGCAGTTACAAGAGTTAAGGATCAAGGCGGATGTGGATCTTGCTGGGCTTTTTCTGCCATTGGCACACTAGAGGGCCAAAACTTTATCAAGAACCGACAGCTTATCTCGCTATCTGAACAGAATCTAATCGATTGCTCCAAGGAGAATGGCGGATGTGATGGCGGCTGGCCAGAAACTGCATTAAACTTTATCAAGGACAATGGTGGTGTTGACACTGAGGACTCATATCCCTATGAAGAGAGGGATGGCGAATGTCGTTTCAATGCAGAGAACATTGGCGCAAAGGTCACTGGCACTGTCGGTGTGGCCAGTGGAGATGAGTCTGCGCTGGCAGCAGCCGTTGCAGAGAAGGGTCCCATTTCAGTGGCCGTTGATGCTTCACAATTTCAGAACTATCAAGGAGGTGTCTTCGATGAACCTTCGTGCCAGGACGATGTAAACCACGGCGTTGTCGTCGTTGGCTATGGTCGTGATGACATTGGCGGCGACTATTGGCTGGTAAAGAACTCCTGGTCAGAGTCCTGGGGTGAAAATGGATACATTCGCATAGCGCGCAATAAGAATAATCAGTGCAAGATTGCGGACCATGGCGTCTATCCGTTGGTCTAA